The genomic stretch TAActaaatacctaagtaataagCATAACTTGCCTGGCTGATTGGTTTGCTAATTTCAAAGATCTCAACTCTTTAAATAACTTCTCAATACAAATCATTTTGTGTataaatcgtttaaaaataatgataatctCGACTCTATTTATTAGCAAGTAAAGTGCATTTTtcctattttcttattttttttatattattattattaaaataaatatgtgtgaCTATCGACGTTCTGTTGGctgtttgaaaattattatcttttgaagtggatgtttttgttacaattttatatggATATCTGAGTTAAAAATTGGTAATCAATAAGTCTTTTAGGTATATGGTAatagtctcaccccctattacatgggactcataacataactggtgtaAAGTCTGTcttatattgtatatgtacagtggaggacagatccgcatgattattttaaaagcattgcGTCTTGGGGTATAATATTCACATAATAAATGTTCAATACAAACTTGTATTTAATCTATAATATgaagtcggattttccttcctgacgctataactccagaacgcacgaaccgatttccacggttttgcattcattggaaaggtctcgggctccgtgaggtttatagcaaagaaaaatcaagaaaaaatcaagataaaagcaggaaaacagagaaaatcattggtggcgaaacggagttcgccaggtttgctagttactcataaaaataatgatcatTTATCTATTTTGAAATCATATAAAACTGTACCAAAAATCCACTCGAAATCTTTAAAAATTTGTtaacgtataaataaataaaatattttgattcaaATGATCTCCATTAAGTGTCATCGGATCTTGTTGGTGCAATCGTTAGtgttgccatacctattattaaaaagaaaatactattttatgtttttttcctATAGTAACGtttggttttagtttttttttgcttgaCAAGTTTTTAATTgtcttaaatgtatttttgaatattgaaattgaaaaaattgttataAAGTTATTGATTAACTGATTTGGTTTGTTAAATGCGCGAGTTTGATCAACTATTGGTAAAAAGTTGcgcgttttttgaaaaataatgttccttagaatttgtttatttaagtttagtttctatttgtataatattgttaaatttaaaCGTTGGTTCGGATGTAAAAATTAGCATATTTGCAAACTGAGTTTTTGTTCATATCTCACACTAGGGCAGCATTTATTCCAATCAAACCatatacttttgaaatgtcaaatttcatattattataatattctcacacgataaaatatattgattgtggtttttatttgtatgttactGCAGGGCTAAAGTAGTCCGGGCCTACAGGCTGCTTATCTAtcaatgaaagtgtgattatttttggatatgttattgtattgaagactcgaaataaattattttgactgaggaaactacccagtTGCCCATTTTTCAAAGTTATTGATGGTTggaaaatcaaatcaatttaaaGGGTTGGTTGTTTGAGATCTCAAGTTTGCTGAAGTAATGTGCGATCGTTGTTGAGAGTTTCATTACAGTAACATGTTTTTCAGAGACAGTAATTTTTTCCGAGAATATGCTAGTTTTTATATCCAACCAACGTTGTTTAATTCGATTTAAAGCAAATTGCAGTTTGCACACTTCATTACTTAGCTAGCTTATTTATAagcatattttttgttcttattttttgtttttttaaatagtgattaatataatttttgtaagttaaataagtttaaattgtCTATATACCGAGAAGGTTGGAAAGCTATATCTGTGGTTTTAGatagaaaaaaatgaaatttgaaatgaaaaaaaaattgttgaaaaatcgaaaaaaattgtttagaatttttttaGGGTAAGTCGAAGGTATATAGACTTggtacttttatgtttttttttttgtttaagaatGAAATGTTTGATCGTTTTTTTGTGCTTTGgaaattgtaaaaagaaaatggaaTTTGGGGAATATGGTCAAATTGGATACTGGAGACTTGAGGTACTtttgttaggtattttatttatgaaattactGTTTTTATGGCCGGATGCAGATccatgcgagacacaatgtgctTTTATATTGTGTCTAATATACTATACGAGAGGTTAATCTTAATAGGCGATTCTTACAAAAGACTTTTGGATCGGTAAActcccataaaaatataaaaatagaagtaatttaaacaataaacccTATGACTTTTTTAATggatgtaaaaaatattattaattgtttggattactcatattttttatatttactaagGACGAGAGgcttaaaaaaattactaactACTCCTGCGCAGTTTCACGCAGTCGGCTGCTGCTCCTATATTGGTCTTAgcatgatattttatagcccTAACCTTCCTAGATAAATGCACTGTCCAACAcgaaaagaatattttaaatcgaaccAATAGTTCCAGGGATTTTAGCGTACATAAGATAAAAAACGGTAATTTCATAGGTAAACCTAAGTCTTAAACAGACAAATTCCATTCTTCAAGTACACAAAAACGATTGAACTCTTATTTTGGTGATTTCTAAGTAATCTAGTCTAATCTGTTCATTTTTGGTTaaggaaatttaaaaaaatacacggtGTGGATTTACTACGTCTATAGAAtctaatttttgtttgtaataactACTACGAAACGTTATCGGTTTTGTTCTCGCCAAGTGGCGCTTGTGTCGAAAATGGTAGTATGTCTCTTAGGTGATGATTGAAAAGATTCGAAAAATATGTGAGTAGCGAAGGATTCAGGCGTAGCCTTTCTAGGTTATTCTTGATGAtgttatttgaaatgtttaattgatATCATAATTACCAAGcatatttggaaaaaaataccaGAAAAATTAACTGCTACTGTCTCTTATAATACTATTCTTAAAGTATTACCCGATACAACTGTGTGTTAGGTCCTTATAATGGTGAGGAAAGGCATTTTCGACACTAGCAACCTCTATCGGAGAGTCAAAACACGATTAATTGTCATTAAGACGAAAATAACAAGATTGTCGACGAAATTCAACTTATCAACAGTCAAAAATTGAATTTCACGGCACAATTTTGCATTATTCGCCTTAAGTTTTAATTCTTAGTCGATTTTTAAACTATCGTCGACTAGTTTAGTCGATTTTATGCCATCTCTAGTGGTAGTTCAGTCAAACGGCTTGTAGGGTATAATGATTTGCAATCGATGTTCACAATAGTTGCTTGTTGAATCGACTAGTCCTTTTTAGTCGATATTTAGGAAGATTTGTAGTTTAAACTAAATACGTTTTAGTCGATTTTTGGCTGCGGTTTTTCGTGGTAAGATTTTATGACTAGAGCCCattgttgattacatttttttgttataatcaacaataaaatgaatagggatgatgatagaTTATAGAAAAGCGATCATATTTTTGCTTTTCCAAAATTACTTTGATAATATGAGTTTTTGGGGATTTATGCAGACGtgatttcatataatcgttgtgtttattaaataatagttatgttataaaatgttactttactacacagaaaaataatgtttgttactcGAGCCAACAGAGTCGCcaaaaatcgattaaaatacAACTTTTTAAACGCAGATTCGCTCAATATTTCGTAAGATAACTTTTTAATGTCAAATTCTATTAGATAGGTGAATTTTCAAACGTAAGGTTTATGCCATTTTctggttttttaaataaataaataaaaataaatggaaaaattGTTACTCGTTTCATGAGTGAACTAATCTTCTTGTTCATCAATATTACCTAGGAATCATTCATTGACttcccttgggcgaggcgagtgggagtgtcagactcttactgactaaaaaccaccccgttcctactcctgcttcgagccggagctccggtaacctacTAGGTATTCCGCAACTCCGGTAAAGTATGAAGCTAAGGTTAAATatttcagagctgcggactacctagcgggttaccggggctccggctcgaaaagcaggagtaggaacggggtggtttttagtcagtaagagtctgacactctctcgcctcacccaaggcgagagaagtcattgaatgattttcccccctcacaAAAAGCGTTAAATATTTGGATGTATGAAAGGATGAGTTCATTCATGAGATATGTTGTTATAAGTGAAAAGATTCGGCCAAGCCTAGCGTGTAAGTTTATGTACAATGGTCCGCAACCACTTTGAATGTGATccctaaaaaaaagtttattgatatttgaaatttttgtagttttatttctttttaccctaatatcttctatacatatatgtaaaaatcaactgcctcgttggtctagtggttgcaagtgcgactgccggacaaggggtctcgggttcgattcccggatcgggcaaagtattactggtttttttttcgatttttcgtaaatttctcagtagtagcacggagcctggaattgtgtccagtatatggcaataggctcaccccctattacatgggacttataatacaaatggtgaaaattgtatAGCGTATAGcgttcattgtatagcggcattacgtgtcgtaatgagcacctctgcctagcccttcggagataaaagatgcacatataaattaattgctgttcgttagtcacGGCAATACTCGAAAACAGCAGGACTGATTTGgataattttggtcttgaattatttgtctaggtaaggttaaaaatatgaaaaaaatatgtttgaggcagtacgaagttcGCCGGGCCAGCTAGTCGACTACATAAATTACTATAAATCGACTAAAACCAGAAAAAATTAGGTCAGCGCCTCTCTAGTGAAGTTTGACCAAGAATGCAACAAATTCGACTTTATTAAaattcgggttcgattcccgcacgaagcaactcctTATAATATGATCCAGATATTCGTGATCgggatctgggtgtcatttgtatgtgaaattatatgtttgtaaacgcacccacgacacgagaAAACATTGGTGCAGGgcaaagatttaataaaaaaaagtactgCAGTTTCGATTCCCTTAGACCAATATTTGTTTGATTCACAAATGGAGATGCACATATATGATAATGAAAGCGAGTGGGGACTTGTGTTataaccatgaagcaaatacaaagaggagatgtcataactggatttccctttaacataacgcgtgacactttacggggagcgcgggacgttacaaaccacgcccctctctatttcccatctagcggtcccatactacaaacacgttgccaattgtccacattttaatgtgccactttctgagtgTGTTTGTTCATTTGATAGCCCCatatttttgtgtcacagtgcacaatcacattatggcatctcctctttgtacttgcttcatgattACAACCCTTTTTTATTAAGgcaaaaatcccacactcccagTGTActagttttttccccaaaaagctggacgctttttgaaggtttttcccgtcaacaaataaaggaaAGGTATATAATGCGTCCTAACATAACTGTATAGACCCAACAGTCATAAGCCGTCTCCCTATACGAAGAACAAGGTCAAGATATTGTTGTTCTATtggtttaataaaaacaattgaattagtcaatcaattactttattttaacaataagtaTGTCACAGTAgagtatattaatattgtatttacatcataatacatataggttataaacaaacaaacttacgtATACATACAATACAGGTCAAAAtcagaacctccttttttggaagtcggttaaaaaatagaTCAACATAATCATTAGTGTGCTTTTGACTtgaccagaaatgtgctatgtagctatgctacgaagatgtaatagctaagctgtgaaactatgtgaccgtttccactgatactaagctatgtagctgtgcgaggaagatgcacagctcgagtatgcgatgtatagtggcgatagtagggaagccatccatagtatacatccatagcacgcatctttccatataaaaaacatagcttagctgagtccgtttccaccagagctatactatgtgtaccaacgaatatgattggtggaagccaaacgcatccacagcaacgtagcatagtacatctctggtggaaaagcagccttagcCGCTCGGTAGTTTGTCTAGTAAGTGCAACTACCGAGCTAAcagtctcgggttcaattcccgactCTATCTAAGACACCAACATGCATTGGAGTCTTAAATTTGTAcccaatataattattaactagcacaccaggcgaactccgtttcgccaccaatgattttgtcctgtttatttcttaatttcttaaaaaattaatttgctataaaccttacggagcccaagaccttttcaacaaatgcaaaaccgtggaaatcggtccgtgcgttctggagttatagcgtcaggaaagaaaatccgacttatttttatattatagatgatTTATCATCATCACGTATTCCTGCCTATAAGACAGAACTCTCAACAAaaagatactaaattaacatatcgacggttaaaaggaaatagggtataagcgacattttggtcaaaaatgagtttattatgctaacctacgtaaaattttccgctctttcgaatgcgcttactctttACGATGACAGTTTTGGCGTGTATAACctagcaacaaaaaaaaacattttcctagtattccgACCGCTCTCctgaatatttcattttttgtcgctaTTTCCTCTTAACCGtcgatattacaataaaaaaatacaccaatAAGACAACTCAATCATCCTCCCTAGTATAACTAATCTTATTAGACTTAATTTGATGAAATATCTTAATCAAATCGGACGTAGGAGCTATAGCACCTTTCGAAACCCAAGATTTTAGAGACTTAGCTAGATCTTCAGtcttaatattaatagtaatattaatattcttgTCTAAGCGACTCCTATCGAAGAAAgattttgaagtttttatagTTAGATCTGTTATTTTAGGTGGGTTCGGTCCAAGGATGTTTTCAACGTAGTTTTCATCGTAGGCTTTGTATGTATAGTCTATACCAGTTTCAGTGATTATTGGTGTTGGCGCGTATTCCGGTATTTCTGCTAGATGGTCAGCGTTTGTATTCCATGCACGGTCATTTATTCGAAGCAGCGATGGGATGTCACGGCCGTGGAGGTCTGCTATCTCGTAGGATTTGTAGCCTAGACCTGGGAAAATAAAGTTAGTTGGTTATAATTGTGAGTGAATATGggataggtattttttattgaggaTGGAAAATTagtcaatgacttctcccgccaaggcgagagggagtgtcagactcttactgagtaaaaaccaccccgttactactcctggttttcgagccagaaccccggtaacccgctaggtagtctgcagctccggatcaatatAGATTACTTATAGGGCGCATTTTTAAGTCATTGGGGACGCCTATGTTCAGCAGAAATCGTTTTGTGATTGATATGGAATATAGGGCACAACATTGCCAATATTCTCTTGTGTGAGTTGCtgagtgcgggaatcgaacccgttacaggttgcccagccaccgcaacaACTGTGCAGCCCTCTACTGTTGCGACAGTATACAATATAGACGGCGCTAATCgtttaacatcaggtgatcttTCAGCACTTTTAACCCAATATAAAACTTATACCAGCGGTGTTGCTAGCGcccgtatctgccgtatcagttttattatatgggGCGCCGGATACGGGGGAAAGACAGTGCGGGAAAAgaatttagataattttcccccacaaaaaagcAAAGAAATAAGGCAGGCAcccaaacaacatttttttatacggaGCCCCCACCAAGATATGCTACACCAATTACATATACACACCTTCCACGGTAGCCTTAATAAGTCCAACCATGTTGACGCTAGAGACCAACGCGACGGGCTCCCCTGGAGGCGTCGCCACGTAGAGGGCGGAGCCCGACTTGTGTTCCGACACCAGTTGTATACTGAGGTATAGCATGTCGCCTAGCAGTACTGTTTGTACCTGTAGAAGTAAGGTGGGGTGATTATAATGACATGTATTACAATGAGCTGccccgttggtcgagtggtcgtaagtgcgactactCTGCAATTGTAGAGGTAAAGCAGGGTAATTATAATGTCATGTATTAAAatagactgcttcgttggtcgaatggacgtaagtgcgactgccggacaaggtgtcttgggttcgattcccgtgtcggaaACAGAATTGctgggctgttttcggtttttcgaaaaatttcttagtagtagcacggagtctggaattgtgtccaatatatggcaataggctcacccctattacataggacttataacacaaatggtgaaaagtgggtgtacattgtacagtggcagtgccgtaatgtgcacctctgcctaccccttcggggataaaaggcgtgacgttgcacgtaATGAATGATTGTATGCACCCAACTTATAGCTCAGACAGAAGATTAAAAAGCGTTTcataaagttacaaaaatatttcaatcaatctattatataaaaataagtcgggttttccttcctgacgctataactacagaacgcacgaaccgatttccacggttttgcattcgttggaaaggtctcgggctccgtgaggtttacaGCAAAGacaattcaggaaaaaattcaagagaaaagcaggaaaacagggaaaatcattaatGGCGAGACGGATTTCGccaggtcaaagtcaaagtcaaagcattgatttcaataaatcctaaataaggcacttttgaaacgtcaaattgaattgtccgtcagtctgtctgtcagtgaagctaggcgggtttgctagttgctaaataaaaaagtaatccaAACTGACCTCCGGCCTCATAGTCTTCTTACTCTTCCTCAAGGCCTGTGTGATCCTCCCTGGCACGGCCCTCATCGTCAGAGTGACTGGTTCCTCTGTGGTCTTCTCCGAGAGCCTTATCACGTGCCACGTGCGAGGCTGGGTGGCTACCACTggaaaaatcaatgtttataatgttagaattattttttagGATATTTAGAATACCATCTGCTGTTCTGGTAATATCATGCAACTCTTGCAAGGTAAAAAAATAGCGTGGTTAATGACGGGCGGCACAATactgagcagacgtatcacctgatagtaagcaatcgccgccagcCCATAGATACTTGCAGCACCGGAGGTATTACAAGTGCGGTGCCGGCACTTTAGTGGGTTAGGAATTATTTGTTTGGAGTTATGAAGGGTTGTGGGGGATtcgaggattggaaagattgggaacggtggatgattgggcctccggtaacctcactcacacgaaacacaacgcaaacatggtgtttcatgtcggttttctatgaggccgtggtatcgaaATTCCGGTCGAGCCTGAAGCATGTGCTctctaacattataaaataacaaaaccataCTCACATTTCAACCGCAACCTCGCAACAATATCTTCAATCTCATCTGCCGTTAATGCCTTGGACACATGTCTGCACAGTACCCTGGCTACACTGGCCGGCTGCATCGGTAACCGTGCATTGCGCACAGCCTTCGATAGTTCTCTCCATCGGACACCGAACTCAGGGAGTGCAGTCACACAGAACACTTCTAGTGGCATCCGAGTTATTATAGTTTGGAGTTCTGATAGCTCTGTGAAGGGTGAAGTGGGTTTTGTTTAATGAATTATAGATTGATGATGCGTTTGTTTTTGACGTGATAAAGTTGATATTAAGTTTGGCCTAATAACTATTCTATAACTATGTTGCTTCTTATAGGCTgacgatgatgataatgaataacTATTCTATCATGCATGCTGTGTTAGCCTTTTATCAGGTAAATTTATTCTCGTTAATGGCTGCCAGTTTTAGGCACTATTCACTTACTTTACGGGTTCCCGGCGGTAAAGAGTATGGCAATGTACTTTATCTTTTACACGTGTTGGCGTAATTTGGCGGCAAAATAGTTACTTCAACATTGATCAGTGAAAAATACTTACTTCAACATTATCAAGAAAAATAATCAGAGTAATGATAATCCAATATTTAATTAacgaataaatagattttatggCAATTTACGCATCACTTAATtgataataatctatttttggTTTAAACTAAGAATGGTTTTGAAAACATTACTTATCAAAACTATAAACGATAAAACttaacacaaacttactttATTTCGATAAGAATTACTAAAACCAGtccatttattaaatatattattatacatacaataatctACAAATActgaagtaaaaataaaaaaagacttgGAAAAACACCATTTAACttcatagtttaaaaaataaacaataacttacTATTTTTGGAGACGGCCTGCATTTTGCTCACTTATTCttctttttaacttaattttatgtCAGACACAACACTCTTCTCAACATTAacactattttaattaattaaaactacgtttatatgcctttttaatcaattttattaaaacgaaaataacaACACGCGAATGACCGTTGCTGTTGGCAATTTTGACATTCGTTTGAATTTCGAACATTGACAATGACATACACAGCCAAATTACGTTTCGTTTCATTATTTGCAGtcgatgaaaaaatattttgttttaaaagaaacatttaatttattgattgaatttaatgtagttataaataattaataatttcatagcTTTTAACCTTGAGTTTCATTTTTAGTTATAAGATTGTAGAATgtgaatgttaatataatagACCAGTAACCAAACGTATTGTCTTGCTGTACTCATCCGAACGGGTATGCAGAGAAGTATAGATATTCATTGTTTATCATTGTTCTTACACACTGGACAGATCCAAATATTATTCATCTTCTACTATGGGTTTTGAACAGAACAGTAAAATTATATAGAGACCCTGGAATTGAACCAGAGCACACTTGTACtttacaatagtttttttttaaatcagagtcgttacaagtgcgttgccggccttttggggtcaGGAATCTAAGGGTTAGTTGGGAATTGGGAAGgaaaggtaattgggcctcgggtacccttactcacataacgaaacacaacgcaagcgttgtttcacatcggttttctgtgaggccgtggtatcactccggtcaagccggcccattcgtgccaaagcatggctctcccacactcgaTTGAGTTATGATTTgacatcaatttaaaaaacatttgaggaagcaaatcatttaaaaaatactagaaaatatACTGTATTATaagagtaaaaaattaaaacacatttatataTCAACATACTTTTATATGCAAAACTTAACTAAATaacaaattgtatgtatttacacgcacttacttaaactaatctaataatattatacagcaTTTATCTTACGTTAG from Spodoptera frugiperda isolate SF20-4 chromosome 19, AGI-APGP_CSIRO_Sfru_2.0, whole genome shotgun sequence encodes the following:
- the LOC118281131 gene encoding uncharacterized protein LOC118281131, whose product is MQAVSKNKLSELQTIITRMPLEVFCVTALPEFGVRWRELSKAVRNARLPMQPASVARVLCRHVSKALTADEIEDIVARLRLKLVATQPRTWHVIRLSEKTTEEPVTLTMRAVPGRITQALRKSKKTMRPEVQTVLLGDMLYLSIQLVSEHKSGSALYVATPPGEPVALVSSVNMVGLIKATVEGLGYKSYEIADLHGRDIPSLLRINDRAWNTNADHLAEIPEYAPTPIITETGIDYTYKAYDENYVENILGPNPPKITDLTIKTSKSFFDRSRLDKNINITINIKTEDLAKSLKSWVSKGAIAPTSDLIKIFHQIKSNKISYTREDD